A part of Lacerta agilis isolate rLacAgi1 chromosome 7, rLacAgi1.pri, whole genome shotgun sequence genomic DNA contains:
- the LOC117049995 gene encoding transmembrane protein 68-like, translating into MNNHQENDFYSKFWDKPRHALAQIFELIGKIWHGYEIVGMEHLPKGPAIVVFHHPVILVGYALFFTKLFKETGRLCHSVIDHALYGIPGLNMFWDVIFLRDFKKAECVEILKKGHLLGIAPGGAREANFSNDCTLMWGNRTGFARLALEAKVPIIPIFTQNSCEAYRTFGKTRLTKWLYEKTRRVILPIYGGFPVKLRTFIGEPIPYDPNISATELAEKTKTALENLQNRHQKWPGNILRALSERFDKQYKAN; encoded by the exons ATGAATAACCACCAAGAAAATGATTTCTATAGCAAATTTTGGGACAAGCCCAGGCATGCTTTGGCTCAAATTTTCGAGCTAATTGGAAAGATATGGCATG gtTATGAAATTGTTGGCATGGAACATCTCCCTAAAGGACCAGCGATAGTTGTTTTTCATCACCCAGTTATTCTTGTAGGCTATGCCTTATTTTTTACAAAACTTTTTAAAGAGACAGGGAGACTGTGCCATTCAGTAATTGATCATGCCCTGTATGGGATTCCAG GACTGAATATGTTTTGGGATGTGATCTTTTTGAGAGATTTCAAGAAAGCTGAATGTGTGGAAATTCTGAAGAAAGGCCATTTATTGGGCATTGCACCTGGTGGAGCTAGAGAAGCAAACTTTAGCAATGACTGCACCTTAATGTGGGGTAACCGCACAGGTTTTGCTCGGCTCGCTTTGGAGGCGAAAGTG CCCATCATCCCAATATTTACACAAAACAGTTGTGAAGCATACAGGACCTTTGGAAAGACAA GGCTGACAAAATGGCTGTATGAGAAAACTCGGCGTGTAATCCTTCCCATATATGGAGGGTTTCCAGTGAAATTGAGGACATTTATTGGAGAACCCATCCCATATGATCCAAATATATCTGCCACAGAGCTGGCTGAAAAA ACCAAGACTGCCCTTGAAAATCTTCAGAATAGACACCAAAAATGGCCAGGAAATATATTAAGAGCTCTTTCAGAGCGATTTGATAAGCAATACAAAGCTAACTAG